A stretch of the Serratia marcescens genome encodes the following:
- the lsrK gene encoding autoinducer-2 kinase encodes MDNYLMALDAGTGSIRAVIFDVAGNQIAHGQAEWQHLAVSGVPGSMEFDLSRNWQLACQCIRQALQRAGLTAQAIRAVACCSMREGIVLYDRNGVPIWACANVDARASHEVSELKELHNHGFEREVYQYSGQTLALSAMPRLLWLAHHRPDIYRQAATLTMISDWLANMLSGELAVDPSNAGTTGMLDLTSRDWRPALLDMAGLRADILSPVKETGSVLGRVTEQAAQESGLLRGTPVVMGGGDVQLGSLGLGIVRAGQTAVLGGTFWQQIVNLPEPAIDPEMNIRINPHVIPGMAQAESISFFTGLTMRWFRDAFCAEEKLLAERLGVDAYSLLEEMAARVPPGAYGVMPIFSDAMHFKTWYHAAPSFINMSIDPERCNKQTLFRALEENAAIVSACNLEQIAAFSGVQARSLVFAGGGAKGKLWSQILSDVTGLTVRVPVVKEATALGCAIAAGVGAGLYESLAETGERLVRWEREYQPDMAHHALYQEQKETWRQVYADQLTLVDSGLTTSLWKAPGL; translated from the coding sequence ATGGATAACTACTTGATGGCGCTGGACGCAGGAACGGGCAGCATTCGCGCGGTGATCTTCGATGTGGCGGGCAACCAGATCGCGCACGGCCAGGCGGAGTGGCAACACCTGGCGGTGTCGGGCGTGCCCGGCTCGATGGAGTTTGACCTCAGCCGCAACTGGCAGCTGGCCTGCCAGTGCATTCGCCAGGCCTTGCAGCGCGCCGGGCTGACGGCGCAGGCGATACGCGCGGTGGCCTGCTGCTCGATGCGTGAAGGCATCGTTCTGTACGACCGCAACGGCGTGCCGATCTGGGCCTGCGCCAACGTCGATGCGCGCGCCAGCCACGAAGTCAGCGAGCTGAAAGAGCTGCACAACCACGGCTTCGAACGCGAGGTGTATCAATACTCCGGCCAGACGCTGGCGCTGAGCGCCATGCCGCGCCTGCTGTGGCTGGCGCACCATCGTCCGGACATCTACCGCCAGGCGGCGACGCTGACCATGATCAGCGACTGGCTGGCCAACATGCTCAGCGGCGAGCTGGCGGTCGATCCTTCCAACGCCGGCACCACCGGCATGCTGGATCTGACCAGCCGCGACTGGCGGCCGGCGCTGCTCGACATGGCCGGGCTGCGCGCCGATATTCTGTCGCCGGTGAAAGAGACCGGCAGCGTGCTGGGGCGCGTCACCGAACAAGCGGCGCAGGAGAGCGGGCTGCTGCGCGGCACCCCGGTGGTGATGGGCGGCGGCGACGTGCAGCTCGGTAGCCTGGGGCTCGGCATCGTGCGCGCCGGGCAGACGGCGGTGCTCGGCGGCACCTTCTGGCAGCAGATCGTCAACCTGCCGGAGCCGGCCATCGATCCGGAGATGAACATTCGCATCAACCCCCACGTCATTCCCGGCATGGCGCAGGCGGAATCCATCAGCTTCTTTACCGGCCTGACCATGCGCTGGTTCCGCGACGCTTTCTGCGCGGAGGAAAAATTGCTGGCGGAGCGGCTGGGGGTCGATGCCTACAGCCTGCTGGAAGAGATGGCGGCCAGGGTGCCGCCGGGTGCCTACGGCGTGATGCCGATCTTTTCCGACGCCATGCATTTCAAAACCTGGTACCACGCGGCGCCATCGTTCATCAACATGTCGATCGATCCGGAACGTTGCAACAAACAGACGCTATTCCGCGCGCTGGAGGAGAACGCCGCCATCGTCTCCGCCTGCAACCTGGAGCAAATCGCTGCCTTCTCCGGCGTGCAGGCGCGCTCGCTGGTGTTCGCCGGCGGCGGGGCCAAGGGCAAGCTGTGGAGCCAGATCCTCAGCGACGTCACCGGTTTGACGGTGCGGGTGCCGGTGGTCAAAGAGGCCACCGCGCTGGGCTGTGCGATCGCCGCCGGCGTCGGCGCCGGGCTGTACGAGTCGCTGGCCGAAACCGGTGAGCGCCTGGTGCGTTGGGAACGCGAGTATCAGCCGGACATGGCCCACCACGCGCTGTATCAGGAACAGAAAGAAACCTGGCGGCAGGTTTACGCCGATCAGCTGACGCTGGTGGATAGCGGCCTGACCACTTCGCTGTGGAAAGCGCCAGGGCTGTAA
- the yajD gene encoding HNH nuclease YajD — protein sequence MAYIPKNYAKLETGYREKALKLFPWVCGRCSREFVYSNLRELTVHHIDHDHSNNPEDGSNWEMLCLYCHDHEHSKYTEADQYGSTVVAGEDAQKDVGVATHNPFANLKAMMKK from the coding sequence ATGGCCTATATCCCCAAAAACTATGCGAAGCTGGAAACCGGCTACCGCGAAAAAGCGCTGAAACTGTTCCCCTGGGTGTGCGGGCGCTGCTCGCGCGAGTTCGTTTATTCCAACCTGCGCGAACTGACGGTGCACCACATCGATCACGATCACAGCAACAACCCGGAAGACGGCAGCAACTGGGAAATGCTGTGCCTGTACTGCCACGACCATGAACACTCGAAATACACCGAGGCCGATCAATACGGTTCGACGGTGGTGGCCGGTGAAGACGCGCAGAAAGATGTCGGCGTCGCCACCCACAACCCGTTCGCCAATCTGAAGGCGATGATGAAGAAATAA
- a CDS encoding MarR family winged helix-turn-helix transcriptional regulator — MSQPRKLPAALGIHLDVANRLWRTAMDQSVKMTNLTRPHWLALSAIADLGDGCTLKDVSQHLNAEVSTMSRALLFLEKNRLIARDALSEDKRAKGVRMTVAGQEMLAQLDHSSQQARQKLLNGISAGDLEAFYRVLFGIKHNAIAMLEQENLLPDEFALLAEERAGAVKPEGEA, encoded by the coding sequence ATGTCACAACCACGCAAACTTCCTGCTGCACTGGGCATCCATCTGGATGTGGCCAATCGCCTGTGGCGCACGGCGATGGACCAGTCGGTGAAAATGACCAATCTGACGCGCCCGCACTGGCTGGCGCTGAGTGCGATTGCCGATTTGGGGGATGGCTGCACCCTGAAAGACGTTTCGCAGCATTTGAACGCCGAAGTCTCGACGATGTCGCGTGCGTTGCTGTTTTTGGAAAAAAATCGGCTGATCGCTCGCGATGCCCTGTCTGAAGATAAGCGCGCTAAAGGCGTGAGAATGACCGTGGCCGGGCAGGAGATGCTGGCGCAGTTGGATCACTCCAGCCAACAGGCGCGGCAAAAGCTGCTCAACGGCATTTCGGCCGGCGATCTGGAGGCTTTTTATCGCGTATTGTTTGGCATCAAACATAACGCGATAGCGATGCTCGAACAGGAAAATCTGTTGCCGGACGAGTTTGCGCTGTTGGCGGAGGAGCGAGCGGGTGCGGTGAAGCCGGAAGGTGAAGCGTGA
- a CDS encoding xanthine dehydrogenase family protein molybdopterin-binding subunit: MAITRRTLLKGSALAVAAMLLPISTRSLAAVVSQDAVPPDGQYELNDWIWIDSGGRIVIGVSQCEVGQGIYTGLAEVVAAEMDADWAQVTVKFVTGRDAYRQVAGGEAFAQFVAASTSMTKFYQRTRLAGAQARDFFLRAGARHLALSPQQCRTEKGWVIEEGGQRKVAYGDLVRYAAELPLDPQPGLKSEAQEQESFIGKPLLRVDTPEKVDGSAIYGIDIDLPEMLIGVPWMVPDLSGKLVAVRNERQIRAMPGVVDLVLTRQWSMNNMVGLDHDMSLNTVIVVAESYWQAKKAADLLEVDWLPGAGQALNDSAIAAENLAMLDGDTLVPAVDRGEASALIHDAEQGSRLHEARYSAPYVAHATLEPCNATSHYEEGRIETWGPFQGQDMVRNVLAKMFGLKPADVVVNTTYLGGSFGRKYLPDAVMHATAASRAVGKPVKVIYPREIDMRHEYYRPACISHYRALLDENGYPLALWARYAGQSLFWQMRRETVHEAGGWDESMVECVYSTPYRIPHLKVEAGIVEQPISLSYLRGVGSVASLFFLESFISELSHKAKRDEYQYRRHLLQDTPEALRVLDATAAAAGWQHEPPPGVYRGMSCNIWLGRNNAFTTYVGLVVEIAIQEGRLRVLRTVCAIDCGKVINPNLVRANVEGGIGFALTTCLHSELHFERGGVVEGNFDRYPLLAIAEMPKVEVAVLDSARAPQGCGEVSTAVVAPAMASALHKATGKTYRTMPFPREFSSV; the protein is encoded by the coding sequence ATGGCGATCACCCGCAGAACCTTGCTAAAAGGCAGCGCGTTGGCGGTGGCCGCCATGCTGCTGCCGATATCGACGCGCAGCCTGGCGGCCGTGGTTTCACAGGACGCGGTGCCGCCCGACGGTCAGTACGAATTGAACGATTGGATCTGGATCGATAGCGGCGGCCGCATCGTTATCGGCGTGTCGCAATGTGAGGTCGGGCAGGGGATTTACACCGGCCTGGCCGAAGTGGTGGCGGCGGAAATGGATGCCGATTGGGCGCAGGTGACGGTGAAATTCGTCACCGGCCGCGATGCCTACCGTCAGGTTGCCGGGGGCGAGGCTTTCGCGCAATTTGTCGCCGCTTCAACCTCCATGACCAAATTTTATCAGCGCACCCGGCTGGCCGGCGCGCAGGCGAGAGATTTCTTTCTGCGGGCCGGTGCGAGACATCTCGCGCTTTCACCGCAGCAGTGTCGCACGGAGAAGGGCTGGGTGATTGAGGAAGGCGGGCAGCGCAAGGTCGCCTACGGCGATCTGGTGCGCTATGCCGCCGAGTTGCCGTTGGATCCGCAGCCTGGTTTAAAGAGCGAAGCGCAAGAGCAAGAGAGTTTCATCGGCAAGCCGTTGTTGCGGGTCGATACGCCGGAGAAAGTGGACGGCAGCGCGATTTACGGTATCGATATCGACCTGCCGGAGATGCTGATCGGCGTCCCCTGGATGGTGCCCGACCTCAGCGGAAAGCTGGTCGCCGTGCGTAATGAACGGCAGATTCGGGCCATGCCGGGCGTGGTGGATCTGGTGCTGACCCGGCAGTGGTCGATGAACAACATGGTCGGATTGGATCACGATATGTCGCTCAATACGGTGATCGTGGTGGCGGAGAGCTATTGGCAGGCCAAAAAGGCGGCGGATTTGCTGGAGGTCGACTGGCTGCCGGGCGCAGGGCAAGCGCTGAACGATAGCGCGATTGCGGCGGAGAATCTGGCGATGCTGGACGGCGATACCTTGGTGCCGGCGGTTGATCGCGGTGAGGCGTCGGCGTTGATCCATGACGCTGAGCAGGGTTCGCGCCTGCATGAGGCGCGTTACAGCGCGCCTTATGTGGCGCATGCCACCCTGGAGCCTTGCAACGCCACCAGTCATTATGAAGAGGGCCGTATCGAAACCTGGGGCCCTTTCCAGGGGCAGGACATGGTGCGCAACGTTCTGGCGAAAATGTTCGGGCTGAAGCCGGCGGATGTGGTGGTGAATACGACCTACCTGGGGGGCAGCTTTGGGCGCAAATATCTGCCGGATGCCGTGATGCATGCTACCGCCGCCTCCCGGGCGGTAGGAAAACCGGTCAAGGTGATCTATCCGCGCGAGATTGACATGCGGCATGAATATTATCGTCCGGCCTGCATCAGCCATTATCGGGCGCTGCTGGATGAAAACGGCTACCCGCTGGCGCTGTGGGCGCGCTATGCGGGGCAGTCTCTCTTTTGGCAAATGCGGCGCGAAACGGTACACGAGGCCGGGGGATGGGATGAAAGTATGGTGGAGTGCGTTTACAGCACGCCGTATCGCATCCCTCATCTGAAGGTGGAGGCCGGCATCGTTGAACAGCCGATTTCCCTGAGCTATCTGCGCGGTGTCGGCAGCGTCGCCAGCCTGTTCTTTTTGGAAAGCTTTATCAGCGAACTCAGCCATAAGGCCAAGCGGGACGAGTATCAGTATCGGCGGCATCTGCTGCAGGACACTCCGGAAGCGTTGCGCGTACTGGACGCCACCGCGGCGGCGGCGGGTTGGCAGCACGAACCGCCGCCGGGCGTTTATCGCGGTATGTCGTGCAATATTTGGCTCGGCCGCAATAACGCTTTCACCACCTACGTCGGTTTGGTGGTTGAAATCGCCATTCAGGAGGGGCGACTGCGGGTGCTCCGCACGGTATGTGCGATTGACTGCGGCAAGGTGATAAACCCAAATCTGGTGCGCGCCAACGTAGAGGGCGGCATCGGCTTTGCGCTGACCACCTGCCTGCACAGCGAACTGCATTTTGAACGGGGCGGCGTGGTGGAAGGGAATTTCGATCGTTATCCGCTGCTCGCGATCGCCGAAATGCCCAAGGTGGAAGTGGCGGTGCTCGACAGCGCGCGTGCACCGCAGGGATGCGGGGAAGTATCGACTGCGGTGGTCGCTCCGGCAATGGCCAGCGCGCTGCATAAGGCCACCGGCAAAACCTATCGTACTATGCCGTTCCCACGCGAGTTTTCCTCGGTTTAA
- a CDS encoding (2Fe-2S)-binding protein produces MKFNLNGQAVEFNGEPDTPLLWVIREHFKLTGTKFGCGIGACGACTVHVDGKAVRSCCYPLQLVRDRQVTTIEGLSTDRSHPVQQAWIAEDVPQCGYCQSGMIMAVSALLAEHPKPDDRQIEAGLTNLCRCATYHRIRAAVHRAADKGEP; encoded by the coding sequence ATGAAGTTCAATCTGAACGGCCAGGCGGTCGAATTTAACGGCGAGCCGGATACGCCGCTGCTGTGGGTGATCCGGGAACATTTTAAGTTAACCGGCACCAAGTTCGGCTGTGGTATCGGCGCCTGTGGCGCCTGTACGGTACATGTCGACGGCAAGGCAGTGCGTTCATGTTGCTATCCGCTGCAATTGGTACGCGATCGGCAGGTGACTACCATCGAAGGGTTGTCCACCGATCGCAGTCATCCGGTGCAGCAGGCCTGGATTGCGGAGGATGTGCCGCAGTGCGGCTACTGCCAATCGGGCATGATCATGGCAGTCAGCGCGCTGCTGGCGGAGCACCCGAAGCCGGACGACCGGCAGATAGAGGCGGGCCTGACCAATCTGTGCCGCTGCGCCACTTACCACCGTATCCGCGCGGCGGTGCACCGCGCCGCCGACAAGGGAGAACCCTAA
- a CDS encoding EamA family transporter has product MTLRDRLLALLVVVIWGVNFVVIKFGLQGMPPFLLAGMRFLLVALPAIFFIPRPTIPWKWLLLYGMTMSFAQFAFLFVAIKVGMPAGLASLVLQAQVFFTLLLGVVLMGEKLRVNHFVGIAIASGGMLVLAQASLHKPGSGAVPLAGLLLTLAAAFSWALGNLTNKKILAGFPQRNILSLVVWSAPIPVVPFLACSWLFDGPEAVLSSLSHVQVGTWLAVAYLAFAATLFGYSVWGSLLGRYETWRVAPLTLLVPLVGLFAAWLLLDEALSPAQFGGALLVLAGMAVNTFGLPRRRAAIAR; this is encoded by the coding sequence ATGACATTGCGCGATCGGCTGTTGGCGCTGTTGGTGGTGGTGATCTGGGGCGTGAATTTCGTCGTGATCAAGTTCGGTTTACAGGGCATGCCGCCGTTTCTGCTGGCCGGGATGCGTTTTTTGCTGGTGGCGTTGCCGGCGATCTTTTTTATCCCGCGTCCGACTATCCCGTGGAAATGGCTGCTGCTGTATGGCATGACCATGAGCTTCGCGCAATTCGCGTTTCTGTTCGTCGCCATCAAGGTGGGGATGCCGGCGGGGCTGGCTTCGCTGGTGCTGCAGGCGCAGGTGTTCTTCACCTTGCTGTTGGGTGTCGTGCTGATGGGCGAAAAGCTGCGCGTCAACCATTTCGTCGGCATCGCTATCGCCAGCGGCGGCATGCTGGTGCTGGCGCAGGCCAGCCTGCATAAGCCGGGCAGCGGCGCGGTCCCCTTGGCGGGCCTGCTGCTGACGCTGGCGGCGGCGTTTTCCTGGGCGCTGGGCAACCTGACCAACAAGAAGATCCTGGCCGGTTTCCCGCAGCGTAATATTTTATCGCTGGTGGTGTGGAGCGCGCCGATCCCGGTCGTGCCGTTCCTGGCTTGCAGCTGGCTGTTCGACGGCCCTGAGGCGGTGCTAAGCAGCCTGAGTCATGTGCAGGTCGGCACCTGGCTGGCGGTTGCCTATCTGGCGTTCGCCGCCACGCTGTTCGGTTATTCGGTGTGGGGCAGCCTGCTGGGGCGCTATGAAACCTGGCGGGTTGCGCCGCTGACGCTGCTGGTGCCGCTGGTCGGGTTGTTCGCCGCCTGGCTGCTGCTGGACGAAGCGCTGTCGCCGGCGCAATTCGGCGGCGCATTGCTGGTGCTGGCCGGCATGGCGGTCAACACCTTCGGGCTGCCGCGCCGTCGGGCGGCGATCGCGCGTTAA
- a CDS encoding AAA family ATPase, with product MIVLIGSQKGGVGKSTKAVNIAGYLILKQGKTAIIVDADDQKSIMTWYNDRQNVEGLPHIPVVAASGKIKETLLELDRHYDYVIVDTAGRDSAELRSGLLAADLFLSPLRPSQMDLDTIGYLSEMFSTAQEYNEKVKGYIVLNMCPTNIFINEANEAAQVLSEYPEFTLVSHRLCDRKIYRDAWGEAITVHEANNEKAQSEIECLVKEVIL from the coding sequence ATGATTGTCCTGATTGGCTCGCAAAAAGGCGGCGTCGGCAAATCGACGAAAGCGGTGAATATCGCCGGGTATTTGATTCTTAAGCAAGGCAAGACGGCGATCATCGTCGATGCCGACGACCAGAAATCGATCATGACCTGGTACAACGACCGCCAGAACGTCGAGGGGTTACCGCACATTCCTGTGGTGGCCGCATCGGGCAAAATCAAGGAAACCCTGCTGGAGCTGGATCGCCATTACGACTACGTGATCGTCGACACCGCCGGCCGCGACAGCGCCGAACTGCGCTCCGGGCTGCTGGCCGCCGATCTGTTCCTCTCGCCGCTGCGCCCTTCGCAGATGGATCTCGACACCATAGGCTATCTGTCGGAGATGTTCTCCACCGCGCAGGAGTATAACGAGAAGGTCAAAGGCTACATCGTGCTGAACATGTGTCCGACCAATATCTTCATCAATGAAGCCAACGAAGCGGCGCAGGTGCTGAGCGAATACCCGGAGTTCACCCTGGTGAGCCACCGCCTGTGCGACCGCAAGATTTACCGCGACGCCTGGGGCGAAGCCATCACCGTGCACGAGGCGAACAACGAAAAGGCACAGAGCGAAATTGAATGCCTGGTGAAAGAGGTGATCCTGTGA
- a CDS encoding MFS transporter: MLNNKDKPASSPWPAIFSLTVACFVMVTTEFLPIGLLTNIAPSLGVSTGTAGLMVTMPGIVAAVAAPALSLISGRLDRRLLMLGLSLLLIVSNLVAALAVNFPMMLLGRVLLGICVGGFWSFAANYGRHLVPEASQGRATALILSGISVGAVCGVPAGALIGDLFGWRAAFFGGAALAVGVLLAQLRLLTSVPPSRPVTPRDLVLPLRLPMARIGLIAIVLLFIGHFAAYTYLRPLLQQVFVLSPSAISLQLLAYGAIGLLGTFLGERLGEYSLRATFILIAAMLAGILIVSPLLSGLGGATLMVLVWGLAFGAVPVCATNWMFAAVPQAPEAGQALLVCVIQIALASGALLGGEVVDWQGVSSTMLFGGALILSATLVFGLSLRSGAIGAKQC, from the coding sequence ATGCTGAATAATAAAGATAAACCTGCATCATCCCCGTGGCCGGCGATCTTCTCGCTGACGGTCGCCTGTTTTGTTATGGTCACCACCGAGTTTCTGCCGATCGGCCTGCTGACCAACATCGCCCCTTCGCTCGGCGTCAGCACCGGCACTGCCGGGCTGATGGTCACCATGCCCGGCATCGTGGCGGCGGTGGCCGCCCCCGCATTGAGCCTGATTTCCGGCCGCCTGGATCGGCGTTTACTGATGCTGGGGCTGTCGCTGCTGCTGATCGTCTCCAACCTGGTGGCGGCGCTGGCGGTTAACTTCCCGATGATGCTGTTGGGCCGCGTGCTGCTGGGCATCTGCGTCGGCGGCTTCTGGTCGTTCGCCGCCAACTACGGCCGCCATCTGGTGCCGGAAGCCAGCCAGGGCCGCGCCACCGCGCTGATCCTCAGCGGCATCTCGGTCGGCGCGGTGTGTGGCGTGCCGGCCGGGGCGCTGATCGGCGATCTGTTCGGCTGGCGCGCCGCCTTCTTCGGCGGTGCGGCATTGGCGGTTGGCGTGCTGCTCGCGCAGCTGCGTTTGCTGACCTCGGTGCCGCCTTCCCGGCCGGTCACGCCGCGCGATCTGGTGCTGCCGCTGCGCCTGCCGATGGCGCGCATCGGCCTGATCGCCATCGTGCTGTTGTTCATCGGCCACTTTGCCGCCTACACCTATCTGCGGCCCCTGCTGCAACAGGTGTTCGTCCTCAGCCCGTCGGCGATCTCACTGCAGCTGTTGGCCTATGGCGCCATCGGCCTGCTGGGCACCTTCCTCGGCGAGCGTCTGGGGGAGTACAGCCTGCGCGCTACCTTCATCCTGATCGCCGCCATGCTGGCGGGCATTCTGATTGTTTCGCCGCTGCTCAGCGGCCTCGGCGGCGCCACGCTGATGGTGTTGGTCTGGGGGCTGGCCTTTGGCGCGGTGCCGGTATGCGCCACCAACTGGATGTTCGCCGCCGTGCCGCAGGCGCCGGAAGCCGGCCAGGCGCTGCTGGTGTGCGTCATTCAGATCGCGCTGGCCTCCGGCGCACTGCTGGGCGGCGAGGTGGTGGACTGGCAAGGCGTCAGCAGCACCATGCTGTTCGGCGGCGCGCTGATCCTCTCCGCCACGCTGGTGTTCGGCCTCAGCTTGCGATCCGGCGCGATTGGCGCTAAACAGTGTTAA
- the lsrG gene encoding (4S)-4-hydroxy-5-phosphonooxypentane-2,3-dione isomerase, with amino-acid sequence MHVTLVEINVKQDKIDEFIDVFRANHRGAIEEPGNLRFDVLQDEQIPTRFYIYEAYRDEQAVAAHKQTPHYLQCVEKLEALMTGPRKKTTFIGLMPE; translated from the coding sequence ATGCACGTCACATTGGTTGAGATCAACGTTAAACAGGACAAAATCGACGAATTTATCGATGTTTTCCGCGCCAATCATCGGGGGGCAATCGAAGAGCCGGGCAACCTGCGCTTCGACGTGCTGCAGGATGAACAGATTCCGACGCGGTTTTACATCTACGAAGCTTATCGCGACGAGCAGGCGGTGGCGGCGCACAAGCAGACCCCGCACTACCTGCAGTGCGTGGAGAAGCTGGAAGCGCTGATGACCGGCCCGCGCAAGAAGACCACCTTTATCGGCCTGATGCCGGAATAA
- a CDS encoding LysR family transcriptional regulator → MDHHLLAIRVFNRVVETGGFTRAADSLGMPKATVTKLIQNLEDHLQTKLFQRTTRSVSVTREGECYYQNTVKWLADLEQMEGCLTESQSSPQGVLRIDTGGGTARRLLLPALPDFLARYPQIQIDLSVGDRVIDLISDSTDCVIRSGPLADSSLIARRLFDLDWVSCATPAYLARHGTPRHPCDLEQGFPMVHYRHPLNDRIHPQRYVERGKEIAIQQRYPVSINEGNALLAASLAGLGIIQTYRFMAQPHLDSGELVSLLHDWQPPPEQMYVVYPSNRHLSGKLRAFIDWAVETFR, encoded by the coding sequence ATGGACCATCATTTGCTCGCTATCCGGGTATTTAACCGCGTGGTGGAAACCGGCGGCTTTACCCGCGCCGCCGATTCGCTGGGCATGCCGAAAGCCACGGTGACCAAGCTGATCCAGAATCTGGAGGATCACCTGCAAACCAAGCTGTTTCAGCGCACCACCCGCAGCGTGTCGGTTACCCGCGAGGGCGAATGCTATTACCAGAATACGGTGAAATGGCTGGCGGATTTGGAGCAGATGGAAGGCTGCCTGACCGAGTCGCAAAGTTCTCCGCAAGGCGTGCTGCGCATCGACACCGGCGGCGGCACCGCGCGCCGGCTGCTGTTGCCCGCCCTGCCCGACTTTCTGGCGCGCTACCCGCAGATCCAGATCGATCTGAGCGTCGGCGACCGCGTTATCGATCTCATTAGCGACAGCACCGACTGCGTGATCCGCAGCGGCCCGCTGGCCGACTCCAGCCTGATCGCCCGCCGCCTGTTCGATCTGGACTGGGTGAGCTGCGCCACCCCGGCCTACCTGGCGCGCCACGGCACACCGCGCCACCCGTGCGATCTGGAGCAGGGTTTCCCGATGGTGCACTATCGCCACCCGCTCAACGATCGCATTCACCCGCAACGCTATGTCGAACGCGGCAAAGAGATCGCCATCCAGCAACGCTATCCGGTCAGCATCAACGAAGGCAACGCGCTGCTGGCGGCGAGCCTGGCCGGGTTGGGCATCATCCAGACCTACCGCTTTATGGCGCAGCCGCACCTCGACAGCGGTGAGCTGGTCAGCCTGCTGCACGACTGGCAGCCGCCGCCGGAGCAGATGTACGTGGTTTACCCGTCCAACCGCCACCTCAGCGGCAAGCTGCGGGCGTTTATCGACTGGGCGGTGGAGACGTTTCGCTAG
- a CDS encoding c-type cytochrome encodes MNGGWRRARQLCVIALGIFSCPVFASQNDQQVIVRGKYLAIAADCAACHRGSSQQDAPYVGGYAIASPMGDIIASNITPAKGTGIGDYSEPEFRRALTQGIRRDGQPLYPAMPYTAYRGLSDDDLHALYRYFMTGVAPVDRAVPETQLAFPFSWRYAIHGWNWLFLKKRPGDEDEQKARGRYLVDVLGHCSACHSPRNGMMAERDDRYLAGGEAGGWIAPNITSDPVSGIGGWSRKELVQYLRTGRNDKAQAAGGMAEAVEHSLRFLSDDDLDAIADWLKQTPPIVTVQGTKAAYQYQGGGEGRAAGQALYAAACASCHRLGGEGAYDGHFPSLTHNSTVGSEQANNLIMVMLHGVQRQGETLQTWMPGFADSLDDRQLAELGNYVLQQFGNPAVRITPEQVARQRAGGEKPWLIASLPYVFWGGVLLALIVIGAWVKRRMKH; translated from the coding sequence GTGAACGGCGGCTGGCGAAGAGCACGACAGCTGTGCGTTATCGCGTTGGGGATCTTCTCCTGCCCGGTCTTCGCCAGCCAGAATGACCAACAGGTCATCGTACGCGGAAAATACCTGGCGATCGCCGCAGATTGCGCGGCTTGTCACCGCGGCAGCAGCCAACAGGACGCCCCCTACGTCGGCGGTTATGCCATCGCTTCGCCGATGGGCGATATCATCGCCAGCAATATCACGCCCGCCAAAGGAACCGGCATCGGCGACTACAGTGAACCCGAGTTTCGCCGCGCGTTAACGCAGGGCATCCGGCGGGATGGTCAACCCTTGTATCCTGCCATGCCTTATACCGCTTATCGGGGATTGAGCGATGACGATCTGCACGCGCTGTATCGCTATTTTATGACCGGGGTCGCACCGGTCGATCGTGCGGTGCCTGAGACCCAACTGGCGTTCCCTTTTTCCTGGCGTTATGCGATCCACGGCTGGAACTGGCTGTTTCTGAAAAAAAGGCCCGGCGATGAAGATGAGCAAAAAGCGCGGGGTCGCTATCTGGTGGATGTTTTGGGGCATTGCTCGGCGTGTCACAGCCCGCGTAACGGGATGATGGCCGAACGCGACGATCGCTATCTGGCGGGAGGAGAGGCCGGCGGTTGGATCGCGCCGAATATCACCTCGGATCCCGTCAGCGGCATCGGCGGCTGGAGCCGGAAAGAGTTGGTGCAGTATCTGCGCACCGGGCGCAATGACAAAGCCCAGGCGGCCGGCGGCATGGCGGAGGCGGTGGAGCATAGCCTGCGTTTCCTGAGTGACGACGATCTCGACGCCATCGCCGACTGGCTTAAACAGACGCCGCCGATCGTCACCGTGCAAGGAACGAAAGCGGCCTATCAATACCAGGGGGGCGGTGAAGGCCGTGCAGCCGGGCAGGCGCTGTATGCCGCTGCCTGCGCCAGCTGCCATCGCCTGGGCGGCGAAGGCGCCTACGACGGCCATTTCCCTTCATTGACTCACAATTCCACCGTTGGCAGCGAGCAGGCCAATAACCTGATCATGGTGATGCTGCATGGCGTGCAGCGCCAGGGAGAGACGCTGCAAACCTGGATGCCGGGATTCGCCGATAGCCTGGATGACCGACAACTGGCCGAGTTGGGCAATTACGTATTACAGCAATTCGGCAATCCGGCAGTCAGGATAACGCCGGAGCAAGTGGCTCGGCAGCGGGCTGGCGGTGAGAAACCGTGGTTGATCGCGTCATTGCCTTATGTGTTCTGGGGCGGTGTATTGCTGGCATTGATCGTCATCGGGGCGTGGGTGAAACGTCGGATGAAGCATTGA